The sequence attataagtctttgtcatttacttttccCCTCGTGAATTTTTATTGTGAAcgtttaagaaaataaagacGTTAGGTATGAATTTACAAAAACGCTGTTACTCCTTTGAAAATatctcgttatttttttaaccataaatatttattgcattcaatttcattttacattaaGGCGCTTGTTTTATCGTAGAACAAAAACCAGTAAAGAAAGCTTTATTGTGGTATTTTTCTAGCGTCGTTTCACTAACATCGGTAAAACCATGTTCATTTAGGACTCGTTACTACCATCAATTTTATACACAGAATAATAAGATAGAAAAATAGCCACTCAGATAGCGACAGTGCCCCACTCTCCCCCGTGAAGGGAAGCGAACGATCATCGAGGGCTGATGGTAGGACTACCACCGCCCGCCTCACGCTCAGGACACCGCGCCACGTCTCATCAACGTGACTAGTGAGGACTCACATAGTGTGAAAGTCTCGAGAAGAGCTTACTATAGAAATGATCCTATGAAGTAAGGTCTTAACGTTGGAGGGCAATCGGTGCGAAGTCGTTCAgtcgcggaaaatcttaacaccgccattcagaaacgTGACGTCACTGGCACAGGGCCATCTAGTGGCAGCATGCGGTACTAAATGCAGTGACCAtgactttataaaattatatagacATATCGTAATAATACACCTATCATATATCATCGATGTTGTCTTATGCATACGTGTTCGAATTTGTTGAATaacaatatcaaaacaaaagagcGCTGTCTTTCTCCTTTTGAATTAACAGGCACTAGATAATGTGTATGGGTATGGCGTGCGCGCACGACCCTGtcaggttatttatttattttataatctcaGATGCTGTTCTTCTTAATTtggatttttatattgaaaatttaaaatctacTACTGTCTATAAGACATTGCCCCGATCATATTGAAACATCGTGACGCACGTTGTGCTAGTGGGTAATatacattttgcaaaaaatacttaagaactGATGAccagaatttatttaattcaatagcACAAAATTATAGCTTAAGCGCAAAATGACTATTGCGCTAAAGAAACAAACCAATTTGGTTTCAGAAAATTGTTCATTAATAAGGTAGATTTTGAGCTCAAGTGGTAAATAAGTATACCATCCTATCTGGGCTGCGATTCCgctattcacaatggccgatgagTTGATGGaaaaaatgacactattcgtattcttcaAGTCATGTTaccaatataataattggaaatacaGTACGGCCCGAAACACTCACTATGAATACAATGCATTTCAAATTATGTAAAGCTAAGACGAATACCAATAGTGTCATATTAATccaatttcattcataattacGGTAATTGGAAGAAATGGATTCAATTAAAATCCATTACTTCATTTTCATTCAACAATCAATAAAGACTGCAGTCAGAAATAGTCAGTTCTTTATTTGtaaagtacatatttaattaattatcttaagaACTACCCCTAATCGTGAACATATGGACTCAGTCCCAATAGTCGCAAGCTCGtttgttcataattataattctgaAAAATAGCCACTCAGATAGCGACAGTGCCCCACTCTCCCCCGTGAAGGGGAGCGAACGATCATCGAGGGCTGATGGTAGGACTACCACCGCCCGCCTCACGCTCAGGACACCGCGCCACGTCTCATCAACGTGACTAGTGAGGACTCACATAGTGTGGAAGTCTCGAGAAGAGCTTACTATAGAAATGATCCTATGAAGTAAGGTCTTAACGTTGGAGGGCAATCGGTGCGAAGTCGTTCAgtcgcggaaaatcttaacaccgccattcagaaacgTGACGTCACTGGCACAGGGCCATCTAGTGATCGCATACAGTACTAAACACGGTGACCATGAGATTCTAAAAATAGTTGTATCTCCGCGCCATTATCTAAACCAAATTGCTGCTGTACGTAatcagtataattttattaactatgCGCAGTATGATTCCTTggaagaaacaataaataataagtaatcttatttgaataaagtttGGTATCTCAGAAAAGAAGggattcttaaaataaaatctatgtcATTTTCAATTGGATTATCTATTCATAATTGCATTACAGTTAGTAATTACCATAATCAAAATGTATGTACACACTCTCTTTTCTAAATCAAGCAGTTGATAGTCAAGTACGATAGATTTTGAATTTCTGAATAAATTCTTATATCGGTACACATAAACAACGACTGCAGCTGTCATTTTTGAACAATGCAAATACGTTCAATCTATTCCGTGACGTGCATGCGGTACACTTGCCGCAAGCCCGTGATTGTGTTGCTAACATGTTCACTGTTGCGTTATTTGATTTGCTTTGAggtcttttttaaatatgttttctatTGTATTGAGATATATTATCTTTTTTCTGCCTAATCAACTTAATGTGATGGTGACCAAGCAATTTACCGGATTCAGCTATGGAAATTGTTGCCtacaattttacattaaaatagatACTGGCACAGTTATGAAACATTATCCTTATAGTActtagtatatttaattattatattacttaattaaattataattattattcgatCGATGTGAGCATACTTTCGTCGCAGTATAATCTGCCTGACGTGGACGactaatagatggcgctgtatcaGAGACGCGAGCGCACACCGTTACACGCCCTTACTTATGTGAAACGCCTATCACACGCCAAAAGGTCATTgattggaaaataattattgcaaGTGTTGAGCAAATCAATAATCTTCCATATTATATTCCAGTAATGCTTAAACGtggaatattgaataataagCATTCGAATGATGCGCGTGCGCAACTATACGAGCTGTTTCCCTGCCGTGGCAATAGATGGAGCTGTTATAACCAATcaattgttgatttcatttaaagAATGTTGTCTTACACAAAACACCTATTTACACACTGTGAAGCAGTCAAAGCATGCTGTGGAACAATTGTAAGGCCgtttattgtaaaacaattattttttgtaactgaatATATACCCAGACTCATTGAAAAGCTCATGGTCACCGTGTTTAGTACTGTATGCTGCCACTAGATAGCTCTGTGCTAGTGACGTCACGTTtttgaatggcggtgttaagattttccgcgacTGAACGACTTCGCGCCGATTGTCCTCCAATGTTAAGACCTTACTTCATAGGATCATTTCTATAGTAAGCTCTTCTCGAGACTTTCACACTATGTGAGTCCTCACTAGTCACGTTGATGAGACGTGGCGCGGTGTCCTGAGCGTGAGGCGGGCGGTGGTAGTCCTACCATCAGCCCTCGATGATCGTTCGCTTCCCTTCACGGGGGAGAGTGGGGCACTGTCGCTATCTGAGTGGCTATTTTTCTATCTTATAATCCAATATGAATCATTACTTCTTATATGCAAATTTACACTATCCTTAGGTATAATGTCAATTTTAACACTATCCTGATGTATGAATAATACATAAGTACATTGTGGAAGTGCGTAcagctatttaaataatgcGTAGGTATATCACATAGCCATAATAAGAAGAATCTCATAAAGAGTATCTTTACATGTCACGaagaacatatattatttatattatttgcaaaggagtgtattttaattcatttataaattaagatTCTGACCAATGTTTGTCTGTTTAAGATAAATTTCCAAACGCCAGTGATTGATCTGTCCACAATATACGGAGTTGATAATCTGGCGCTTTCCAAAGTCAGAAAGTTCAAGCACGGGTTGTTGATACTTGAGAAAAGGGAAAACCGTTATGTCCCAGCCAACATAACAGCTAACAGCACCTATCTTTCTTCCGAAATGGTGGAAGAAATGAAgactaaaataattacgaacATAAAGGACGATATGACAATGAAACTGACGATGAATATGATAAACAACAATTACACAGTCGCAAACATGACTTCGGAGTTGATGACTAATTTGTCATCGGAGATGATAGGTCATATGACGAAGAAGATGCCAAATATGTTGCCTAATGAAACAGAGACTGATGATTTGAAGCAACAGATAATGCAGACGGTAATGCAAAACATTCGAAGTAATATCACTACGGAAAAAGACAAGATGGCCAATATGACAGCAGATGCACTAATTGATAGCATCGCGACTATAGTAGCTGATTCAATGGTTAGACTGGTGAACAGTCTGGTTTCTATCAGGCCTAATGTAACTGAGAATGTTTGCTTCCAAAATAATGATACAGAAACTGTTTGTTATGACTTTGGTAAGTAATGATCAGtatgtttgttaattaattttatccaGCACATAAACGAactataagaaaataaatctttatcttATTATGATAATACCAAATTTGGAATTTAGATATCTACGTGTTAATGATATGACTTATCTGCGACGGTTTAAAAAACGCTCGTCTtagaaaaaactataaatattaaaacatttacaaattctgTGTCTTTACAATTTCATAACTAAATTTCGTCTTACACAGGCTTCCCAGAAGTTGGAAACTATGACCTTCGAACAACAACGCTGACGATATTCTTCATGAGGGAACACAATAGATTGGCACGAGCCCTCCATGAGATTAACCCCTGTTGGAAGGACGACCGCCTCTTCAAGGTGGCCAGACAGATCAACATCGCGACGGCAGCTAACATATTCATGTATGAACTGCTACCTGCATTGTTAGGTAAGTTTGATATAATaaattcgttttgttttatcCTCTCGAGATTGCTGTCCTTATGTCAATTACGTCAAGATTCGTTGATTCGACAAGAGAAATCATTGAGAGATGATACGTAAACTGAGTGGAACAAAAATTGGAACAAAAgcagaccaaaaaaaaaacaaagtaacgAATTCCCAATTTAATCACACTCGGCTTCTTATGCAATTTTAATGGTAATTACAATCTACCAATCCCGTTATATGGCTATGAGATAGACGCATAATTTAAATAGCTGTACGAAATTCTATGaggtatttatgtaatattcagACATCAGGTTGGTGTTATAATTGACATTATACCTAAGggtaataataatgtttcatttaCGAAGTAAGCTATTAATTTTGAAGCTAGGAATAATATTGGATTATAAAATAGTACAATAGCCACTCAGATAGCGACAGTGCCCCACTCTCCCCCGTGAAGGGGAGCGAACGATCATCGAGGGCTGATGGTAGGACTACCACCGCCCGCCTCACGCTCAGGACACCGCGCCACGTCTCATCAACGTGACTAGTGAGGACTCACATAGTGTGAAAGTCTCGAGAAGAGCTTACTATAGAAATGATCCTATGAAGTAAGGTCTTAACGTTAATGGGCAATCGGTGCGAAGTCGTTCAgtcgcggaaaatcttaacaccgccattcagaaacgTGACGTCACTAGCACAGAGCCATCTAGTGGCAGCATACAGTACTAAACACGGTGACCATGAGATTCTAAAACATTTGTAACTCCGCGTCATTATCAGTACCATATTGTAAACATCGCAGCTGTACGAAAtcagtataattttaattcgttaCTTTGtccgtattttttatttttgtcgaaTCAACGAATCTTGACGTAATTGACATAAGGCCTGCTACCATTCATAGGGCTTATCGTGGGATTTGATACGCGATATTttactcaatacatttattgcattctACATGTATTCTTAATCATTATTGTTTGTTGATCGTCTGTCTATTTACTAGGGTCTAATAATTCATCCTCGGTCTTATTGctcaattgtttcttttttttgtacttcTAGGTTTCCGTAACATGGTCAATTACGGGATCCTGTCAGAGAACGTAGAGCACGTGTCTGCTTATGAAGCAGATGCGGTGCCTCTCGTGTATGCAGAGTATGATATCGCCACCAGATACTTCCATACTTTCTTAGATGGCCGGATAAAGTGAGTTATCTCTACGAAAATATCCTAAAAAATGTATTGACTAcagaaaaaaagacaataaactggaaacgtttttgtttgaaaatcttCTTTctgaacttttttatttacaatcgttgtatatttttagattaatCATAAAAGAAAACGGTCGCTTGTTTATGTTACAAGATTTCGATGTATTCCACTATTTTGATTTCAGAACATACACCGAAAGCTATCACTATAAGGACGAATATTCCTACAGTGACACTATGTTTAGATCTGGTCTCCTCGAGAAAGGTAAAATACTCGAAGAAATTAATCGTGGAACATTCCATCAGAACGCTGCCAAGATTGACGACATTCAAGATCCAGAGGTATGCTCCGCTTTTGAGCATCGCTCACTTTAACTTTCGTTGAAAATTATTTAGCTGGGAATCCTTGCTTTAGCAAACTAATAGCTACGCTTTGAGAGAATCTTAGTCTATTCAGTGTGCTTGCGAAATAGTTTCGTTCAAAGGTAAAATTTGCAACATTCTACGCTTCTATTGTTTGTTTCGTAGATTTCAGAAAGTTATTTCGGCAAGAGACTGCAAAAAGCTCACGATTTGCCAGCTATTGGTATACAAAGAGGCAGAGACATGGGTATACGTGGATACAATGACTACAGACACTTGTGTGGAATGAAACCAGCCAAAAAATTCCGTGACTTTTTAGATGTAATGGAAATTGAGGTAAGTgcataaaatgttgaaaaacgttacaatagtttaagaatattttttaatatcaagcCGGATACTTAAATTGTTTAAGACCTTTGGATAATAAATTTAGAGAgcataaataaaactatcaaaatatttcgacCAGATCTCCTGTCTTTATAATGAAGACTAACAATTTATACGATTAAGTTTTTCCCTTAGCGTCCAAGATTGCCATCTTGTTACTTAGTCGTTGCCTTGTTTGTTTTAAGCTTCctctttaattaaattgcatCTCCTTATATCAAGTTACTTATCAAGTCTGCCgtaattctaaaacaaaatctaaatagctgtttatttctttaagatgCTTTGAAGCGCATAATGTACTAAATACTTTTGTTTAACTAAAGAAGATTATTTAGTGTGCTGCCCATTGTAATTTTatgccttattttttttctaatatccTGAAATATGTCACAGCTCTGTGTGAAAATCTAAAATAGATGTTTAATATCACTCTTGTGTTGTGTGTCGTTGCAATATACTGGTGACAAAAGAATTCATGTACCTTTCTTGTACGGAAAGAGGCCGAATTTTGCCGATACTTTCTGGCTGGTATAACATTCAGTTgcgaaaaacttattttaaactttttagaaCTCTTTTTTAGAAAGTGGAAGCTCTAAAAAGATTATATGATGACGTGGATGACGTGGACTTGTTGGCTGGAGTGATGAGTGAGAACCACATACAGGGGATATACGCGGGTCCAACGCTGTTCTGCATCATGATGAAACAGTACGAGGTCTACAGGTATTCTGATAGATTCTGGTTCGAAAGAGGCGACCAGATGCACAGCTTTTCTTTGGGTAAGTATTTGATGTAGgtcgttataattttatgttacgaTATGATGGCTAGATGGTTGGATTCTTCTGATGAATGTATGATCATTATTCAtatggtgatgatgatgttgatttTACATGCAGAAAGATTTTcagccgacttcaaaaaggaggtggTCAATTAGTCGATATTTTTTAGTCTAGATTTTTGTGAATAGCATTGTTATTTGgtctcataaaaaatattcaagcataaatcaatagttttttaattgaagtcaGCTGTATGTTTCTGTTgttaaacaatgttatttaatgaaattggcTATTTTAGAACCGGATATCagctaacaaacaaacaaataatacgCATTTGTATAACAGCAGATACCaatgtaaatatgaaaaatattcgtatccagtaaataaaacattcatcatgccaattcaaacaaaatgtcaaacaattgcaaatatttttcattcaattctgTACAATATGATACTAGTATATTGTAAAAACATTCGCAGATCAATTGCATGAGATCAGAAAAACTAACATGGCGCGTTTGGCGTGTGACAACGCTGAGGgcattaaatacatacaacatCAAGCTTTTATGAATGTTAAACCAGGGTAcgtaaacatatttaaatatataaatttattttttgtttaatcataACAAATATCGACCACGTTTAACTTTGTAACGAGTAATCAGTAATAGTTTTTTCTCTATACCTGGATTTATCACAACAATAGCGGGTCTATTTTTAATTGGCATTCTtcacgattgtttttttttttcagaaatatgcCAGTCCCCTGTTCGCACATCGATGGACCTGATCTAAGGAGATGGGAAGATGAGAGTTGCCACAAATATAGCAAGTACTCTGATGAAGCGCATGTGGGATATAAAATGTCTGGAGGATATAAAAAAGAACCAAAACATTATATGAACTATAAACAGATTCCTGAGAAGTACGAACGGGTATCTGAGGGGTATGACCGGGCCCCTGAGGGGTATGTACGGGCCGCTGAAGGGTATAACCAGGCCCCTGATGGGTATGAACGGGCCTCCGAAGAGTACGAACGTGTCTCTGAAGGGTTCAAACAAAGCCCTATGGTATACAAACACAAGCAATCGTACTTCGGAAACGGAAGAGATTCAGAGTTCTCAACTTTTTTCGACAATCTACTATCCTATAAACCTTATGAGGAAGTATCTAGTGAAAGGATAgaatatttctctttttaataccgtaaaataaaatgagatcaaatttttcaCCATCCAAaaattttgtacataaatacGAATGGAGATTTGTATACCTATTTACATTTATTCGTAAGTAGCTTAATGTAAAATCTGTCATAAAAGTTCTAAAACGAAAAAAGTTCCTATTTTATGCACTATAATACCTTAATACAATTTATGTACTATAGATACTAGAACAAAAACTGCGTAAATCTCACTCaccgaaaaataattttagaacaagacaacaatttagttttgttttcgtAATACCATCCCTAGTCTTAAGAATAATGTCTTAGAcgtttttgtagaaaaaatataaataaaagtaatgaaaacatTTCTTAAACATCTGTTTCATTccaattttaagtattaaaaattaatgaaaaacaaatctCAAATATCGCAGGTGTTGCTTTTTGcttcaatgaaaaataatttgcttttatcaaaacaaattaaattttgataaaagaagTAAGTTGTACAGGACTACTTATATGTACCATACCTACTTAAATTTAAGTCTCGTTTTCTTAACTTATCTTTACACATTATACATTTGCATATGTTTCGATTTCTTTACACAATCTATCGTTTGAGCAAACTTTCACATTCGTCATTTCATATATGATTTTAATCTTCATATCGATACAGTATGAACTTTCATGATagtatgtgaaaaaaaatgaataaccGCATTAGATGAGTAAACCTGCTTTCAGCATTCATAGAATTTATTCCTCGAAGAGATAGTATTTAATCTAAAAGCACATCCAACAAAATTCGTTCTTAAAATCCATCGTACAAACACGGCTGCTCAAATGGCACTTAGTCAGATTTTTCTCTGACTAACTTAAGGCTAGTTAATCAAACCTTGAACTAAGCTCTCGAGAACTCCACGAAGATCTCTTTcgtggtaataaaataaataaaaaacaaacccTTAAAGTAGGTAGTGCAGTCTTCATTTATTCAGCTGGGAACTAGAAGTAATTTCcagaaggaaaattaaaaagaaacgagCTTATCTTGTCGGGCCCTCGCAATTACAGCATTGCTAAACAAGTTAGGTTTTTCCTTCAACCTCGTACGATTTTTTAAGAGGCCAACGTACTATCGAGTTAATCTTTTACATTTCGCCCGTCCGCACTCATTAAATATCAAAGATACGGTCTTTGCGGGAATTTTAATTAGCGCCGTTTGTCCACCTTCCTCTTAAGTTGCTTAATTAAAACTGCTGAACAAAACTATGGGTACTTAATGTAATGGAACGTGAATTGTTTCGCCAATTACGTTTCTGTTAGGAATTGTATAAAGGTTATGCTTCAGGTGTTTCGATTAATCTTGGTACAGGAGCTTCTAAGCGTAATTTGGCTTAGTGAATATTTACATCTgggttacataaataaaaatttgtaagGTAATTACACTATTTCAAAACATTACTGTATACACTTGAGGAAGATATTAGATAAAGATTTAAGTTGATAAGATCCTAAGAGACTACATCCAAgtccatttaaataaatcttaattgtattctaataaaattgatatttaacgattagaaataaaaatattgtttatcaatTCATCTTCAAAATATCCGTCTGGctataacattataaattaacaaccTAATTTCCTCTGAAATAGTGTGTTATTAGTTTGAAATGCTGTTTTTGAAGTTCGAGGGCTATCGCTGAGACCTATCAAGTACAAATGGGCCTTAAGGGTCAAGATCTCAAGCAGTTTCACGTTACACAAACTTTGAGTCGTTTGTAGAGCAGGCTACAAATTTTATTAACGACTTATGAGTTCATGGAAACAGGCAAAGGGGATGGAGGACTGGTTCCAAGAAGGTTACATGATCTGGTCAAAGCTTGTAAACGTATGTAGACATGTTTTGACTTATACTGAATATTTGACGTCTACTTCAGAATTTGCGactcatttataaataactaccAGGCAAAAGTTTCAGACTAGCAGAAAGATAACCGTaaggctttttatttttgctacagTATCCCACGCTTGAACACATCCCATCCCCACGCCTGAGCTCCACTTCCCTGAAGTCATTCTTCAATTATCTGTCCTGCACCACTTCGATCCTGTTCTAATAAATTCATACAATTCCCGAAATTGAACTGAGATTG comes from Trichoplusia ni isolate ovarian cell line Hi5 chromosome 27, tn1, whole genome shotgun sequence and encodes:
- the LOC113505871 gene encoding peroxidase-like, with amino-acid sequence MYFLLNFLIFTAVFCRVESGLFDRYSGKKVEAAQAKELRLKNATERCSIELQSCTPHEGSRIDGTCNNYKYPIRGSARGPYLRLLKPDYANDRDIRMNRHGDHLPSARKVRTVLHSTGRVEDKVTFNMAAVHMLEFIHRDISVMNGPLDYLRRRQYCCTPIGRKDPKCIPIHVPDNDPYLKVTDIRCLNFSRAETFQEAGCTPETVLPEQINFQTPVIDLSTIYGVDNLALSKVRKFKHGLLILEKRENRYVPANITANSTYLSSEMVEEMKTKIITNIKDDMTMKLTMNMINNNYTVANMTSELMTNLSSEMIGHMTKKMPNMLPNETETDDLKQQIMQTVMQNIRSNITTEKDKMANMTADALIDSIATIVADSMVRLVNSLVSIRPNVTENVCFQNNDTETVCYDFGFPEVGNYDLRTTTLTIFFMREHNRLARALHEINPCWKDDRLFKVARQINIATAANIFMYELLPALLGFRNMVNYGILSENVEHVSAYEADAVPLVYAEYDIATRYFHTFLDGRIKTYTESYHYKDEYSYSDTMFRSGLLEKGKILEEINRGTFHQNAAKIDDIQDPEISESYFGKRLQKAHDLPAIGIQRGRDMGIRGYNDYRHLCGMKPAKKFRDFLDVMEIEKVEALKRLYDDVDDVDLLAGVMSENHIQGIYAGPTLFCIMMKQYEVYRYSDRFWFERGDQMHSFSLDQLHEIRKTNMARLACDNAEGIKYIQHQAFMNVKPGNMPVPCSHIDGPDLRRWEDESCHKYSKYSDEAHVGYKMSGGYKKEPKHYMNYKQIPEKYERVSEGYDRAPEGYVRAAEGYNQAPDGYERASEEYERVSEGFKQSPMVYKHKQSYFGNGRDSEFSTFFDNLLSYKPYEEVSSERIEYFSF